A region of Campylobacter concisus DNA encodes the following proteins:
- a CDS encoding CCA tRNA nucleotidyltransferase, which produces MQISKIDSKISQNKPLDGSKNEIKIKNEIYKNSELDFFRSLFAPFTSRVYLVGGCVRDAFLGREIYDYDIEVYDIKPAKFNELMASIGASGVGKSYFIYKYKNYDIGLPRSESKTGNSHKDFAVSYINDPKMASLRRDFTINAMMMNIFNGEILDFYGGKQDLANKTLRNIDSEKFKEDPLRVLRGVQFSARLDFSIADETLALMKSLSLEHLSRDRINTELIKFFRSEHLEKGAYYFFELGLFKEIFGVQISMDDGFLSDLKSAREFVDDERLFLYLLFGKFESNAKEILEKMRLPKSYFSILKQPYFKDMPSDKELMQIALNIPIKSWLGAYNKERIECAKKLGIYEAKFDAKVDLTEILSAGFKNEEIAKEIKRRQELEISKYLSERKPRKD; this is translated from the coding sequence TTGCAAATATCGAAAATAGACTCCAAAATCTCTCAAAATAAGCCATTAGATGGCTCAAAAAATGAGATAAAAATCAAAAATGAAATTTATAAAAATAGCGAGCTAGACTTTTTTAGATCGCTATTTGCCCCATTTACTTCACGTGTTTATCTTGTGGGTGGCTGCGTGAGAGATGCGTTCTTGGGACGAGAAATTTACGATTATGACATCGAGGTTTATGACATAAAGCCCGCTAAATTTAATGAGCTAATGGCTAGCATAGGCGCTAGCGGCGTTGGTAAAAGCTACTTCATTTATAAATACAAAAACTACGATATTGGGCTTCCAAGAAGCGAGAGCAAAACTGGAAATTCACACAAAGACTTTGCAGTAAGCTATATTAACGATCCCAAAATGGCGAGCCTTAGGCGAGATTTTACGATAAATGCCATGATGATGAATATCTTTAATGGAGAAATTTTAGACTTTTACGGCGGGAAGCAAGATCTAGCAAACAAGACATTAAGGAACATTGATAGTGAAAAATTTAAAGAAGATCCACTAAGGGTGCTTCGTGGTGTGCAGTTTAGCGCTAGGCTTGATTTTAGCATAGCTGATGAGACGCTAGCTCTTATGAAAAGCCTTAGTTTGGAGCATCTAAGCAGAGATAGGATAAATACTGAGCTTATTAAATTTTTTCGCTCAGAGCATCTAGAAAAAGGAGCTTACTATTTTTTTGAGCTTGGACTTTTTAAAGAAATTTTTGGCGTGCAAATTTCTATGGACGATGGGTTTTTAAGTGATCTTAAGAGTGCTAGAGAATTTGTGGATGATGAGAGGCTATTTTTGTATCTTTTGTTTGGCAAATTTGAGTCTAATGCAAAAGAAATTTTAGAGAAAATGCGTCTACCAAAAAGCTACTTTTCTATCTTAAAGCAGCCTTATTTTAAGGACATGCCAAGCGATAAAGAGCTAATGCAAATAGCTCTAAATATACCCATAAAATCATGGCTCGGAGCTTATAATAAAGAGCGAATAGAGTGTGCCAAGAAGCTTGGAATTTATGAGGCAAAATTTGACGCGAAAGTCGATCTGACAGAAATTTTATCAGCTGGTTTTAAAAACGAAGAGATCGCAAAAGAGATAAAACGTAGGCAAGAGCTTGAAATTTCAAAATATCTAAGCGAGCGTAAGCCTAGAAAAGATTAG
- a CDS encoding CiaD-like domain-containing protein has translation MKLDDIARMAISEVSAELEKIEALQSKKQEELERENLKKELLAIKNNENALNNELKIEANLQNEQAFEVKEEPVSPIKNREVSEEKIFLANLAERIEVLFEGLKQTSEQNLASRLDLTTKFLEFTLANIENRLQNLSK, from the coding sequence ATGAAGCTTGATGATATCGCTAGAATGGCAATCAGTGAGGTTAGTGCCGAGCTTGAGAAAATAGAAGCATTGCAAAGTAAAAAGCAAGAAGAGCTTGAGCGTGAGAATTTAAAAAAAGAGCTTTTGGCAATAAAGAATAATGAAAATGCGCTAAATAATGAGCTAAAAATTGAGGCAAATTTACAAAATGAGCAAGCATTTGAGGTAAAAGAGGAGCCAGTAAGTCCAATAAAAAATAGAGAGGTGAGCGAAGAGAAAATTTTCTTAGCAAACCTTGCTGAGCGCATAGAAGTGCTTTTTGAAGGGCTTAAACAAACTAGTGAACAAAATCTTGCTTCAAGGCTTGATCTAACGACAAAATTTTTAGAATTTACCCTTGCAAATATCGAAAATAGACTCCAAAATCTCTCAAAATAA
- the leuB gene encoding 3-isopropylmalate dehydrogenase, translating into MREYKICVIKGDGIGPEIIDEAIKILDVVSAEFGIKFEYDYKLMGGAAYDVFGVPLPDETLSSALNSDAVLFGAIGGEKWDSLPRHLRPESGLLKIRKELEAYANLRPAIVFDELVDASTLKPEVLRGVDFVVVRELTGGLYFGQPREKGEDRAFNTMVYTKFEIERIAKIAFETAMLRKKKVCMVDKANVLETSQLWREVTSEVAKKYPEVELSFMYVDNAAMQLVRAPANFDVILTENLFGDILSDEASMVCGSIGLLPSASMGGKVGIYEPIHGSAPDIAGQGIANPIATILSAAMMLRYAFSENEAADAIENAVKEALAKGYRTKDIAAFNAVEICSTSEIGDVIAGFIKK; encoded by the coding sequence ATGAGAGAATATAAAATTTGTGTTATAAAAGGCGATGGCATCGGCCCTGAGATTATAGATGAGGCGATAAAAATTTTAGATGTCGTTAGCGCTGAGTTTGGGATAAAATTTGAGTACGACTACAAGCTTATGGGCGGTGCAGCTTATGATGTATTTGGCGTGCCTTTGCCAGATGAAACGCTTAGTTCTGCTCTAAACTCTGATGCTGTGCTTTTTGGAGCGATCGGCGGCGAGAAGTGGGATAGTTTGCCAAGACACCTAAGGCCAGAGAGTGGGCTTTTAAAGATTAGAAAAGAGCTTGAAGCTTATGCAAATTTACGTCCAGCCATTGTTTTTGATGAGCTAGTGGATGCTAGCACGCTAAAGCCAGAGGTTTTAAGAGGCGTTGATTTTGTCGTGGTTCGTGAGCTAACAGGTGGACTTTATTTTGGACAGCCACGTGAAAAAGGCGAAGATAGAGCGTTTAATACGATGGTTTATACTAAATTTGAGATTGAGCGCATCGCAAAGATCGCCTTTGAAACAGCAATGCTTCGCAAGAAAAAGGTCTGCATGGTCGATAAGGCAAATGTGCTTGAGACAAGTCAGCTTTGGCGTGAGGTGACTAGCGAAGTGGCTAAAAAATACCCTGAAGTAGAGCTTAGCTTTATGTATGTGGATAATGCGGCGATGCAGCTAGTAAGAGCGCCAGCAAATTTTGACGTCATACTTACTGAAAATTTATTCGGCGACATCTTAAGTGATGAGGCTAGCATGGTTTGTGGCTCGATAGGACTTTTGCCAAGCGCAAGTATGGGTGGTAAAGTTGGAATTTACGAGCCGATACACGGCTCAGCACCAGATATCGCAGGGCAGGGCATAGCAAATCCAATCGCAACGATTTTAAGTGCAGCTATGATGCTAAGATACGCATTTAGTGAAAATGAAGCCGCAGATGCGATAGAAAATGCTGTGAAAGAGGCACTAGCAAAGGGATATAGAACAAAAGATATCGCTGCTTTTAACGCGGTTGAAATTTGCTCAACTAGCGAGATAGGCGATGTTATCGCAGGATTTATCAAAAAATGA
- a CDS encoding 3-isopropylmalate dehydratase small subunit, whose amino-acid sequence MNKVWKFGDNIDTDIIIAARYLNTSDENILAKHIMEDADPNFSSKIDKGDIIVAGENFGCGSSREHAPIALKAAGIGAVIAKSYARIFYRNSFNTGLLILEIKETDEINEGDELKIDVDNGAIVNLTSGKKYKFSPIPPFMQELLNAGGLIEYAKVKLD is encoded by the coding sequence ATGAATAAAGTTTGGAAATTCGGCGACAATATCGATACCGATATAATTATCGCCGCCAGATACTTAAATACTTCCGACGAAAATATCTTAGCAAAACATATAATGGAGGACGCCGATCCTAATTTTAGCTCCAAGATAGATAAGGGCGACATTATCGTAGCGGGCGAAAATTTCGGCTGCGGCAGCTCTCGCGAGCACGCTCCTATCGCGCTTAAAGCCGCCGGTATAGGCGCGGTGATAGCTAAAAGTTATGCGAGAATTTTTTATAGAAATAGCTTTAATACGGGACTTTTGATACTTGAAATTAAAGAAACGGACGAAATAAACGAGGGCGACGAACTAAAAATAGACGTAGATAACGGCGCGATCGTAAATTTAACCAGCGGCAAAAAGTATAAATTTAGCCCCATACCGCCGTTTATGCAAGAGCTTTTAAACGCCGGCGGACTTATAGAATACGCAAAAGTAAAGTTGGATTAA
- a CDS encoding DUF2892 domain-containing protein, with translation MVSVKSRIIRVVLGLIFTVAVWYFYESYWALIGLIPIIVGVTGFCPACKFLGRCSLNLKK, from the coding sequence ATGGTAAGCGTGAAAAGTAGAATTATTAGGGTCGTACTGGGGCTGATTTTTACGGTAGCGGTTTGGTATTTTTACGAGAGCTACTGGGCGTTAATCGGGTTAATCCCGATTATCGTAGGTGTTACTGGATTTTGTCCGGCGTGTAAATTCCTAGGCAGGTGTTCTTTAAATTTAAAAAAATAA
- a CDS encoding DUF2892 domain-containing protein — MSVLDKTIRLIIAAIWFFIFGFICDCWLWTVGLIPLLTGYYGYCPLYKIFKKR; from the coding sequence ATGAGCGTTTTAGATAAAACTATACGTTTGATTATAGCGGCGATTTGGTTTTTTATTTTTGGATTTATTTGCGATTGCTGGTTATGGACGGTCGGGCTAATTCCGCTTTTAACGGGATATTACGGCTACTGCCCACTTTATAAAATTTTTAAGAAAAGGTAA
- a CDS encoding NAD(P)/FAD-dependent oxidoreductase, translated as MKGLQRRDALKLMGAAGLAASMSGCSVTGSENDDINSKIVIMGAGLSGIALAAKLRRDMPNAKVILVDKDEKFYYQPGFTLIAVGIYEASDVVYEKADYIPQGAEWIRKNVSEIKPEANLLVLDDGSELGYDYLIVASGVEYDFEAVKGLSLEDINDTSGNISSVYTLQGAVKSNELMKKFSQNGGAAVFCDQKTPMKCSGANKKVTCMSEDRLRLAGNRDKGSINLYVGGGKLFGDPTYAAAMTQIMIKRKIKFNLRHQIVAVDKSSNTATFEFWTAYRQNGEDKIASELIDVKYDWLHLPPKQKGSEILARAGLTKEGDKLNFLAVDKYSLQSTKFKNIFGIGDICGFAAGKTGASVRKMYPILAKNLADTIKGREPSEKFTGYTACPFITKYGKAIMVEFDWEGTAPTLECFGATRESYMSWLVKIYGFKPMVMNGMLKALA; from the coding sequence ATGAAAGGACTGCAAAGAAGAGACGCTTTAAAGCTAATGGGGGCTGCGGGACTAGCTGCGAGTATGAGCGGTTGCTCGGTAACAGGCAGCGAAAACGACGATATAAATTCTAAAATCGTCATAATGGGCGCGGGACTTAGCGGTATCGCGTTGGCGGCTAAACTTAGAAGAGATATGCCTAACGCCAAGGTAATTCTCGTGGATAAAGACGAGAAATTTTACTATCAGCCGGGCTTTACGCTAATCGCCGTCGGAATTTACGAAGCTAGTGACGTCGTTTACGAAAAAGCGGATTATATCCCGCAAGGAGCCGAGTGGATACGCAAAAACGTATCGGAGATAAAGCCCGAAGCCAATCTGCTCGTCTTAGACGACGGGAGCGAGCTGGGGTATGATTATCTAATCGTAGCAAGCGGCGTGGAATACGACTTTGAAGCCGTTAAGGGGCTGAGCTTAGAGGATATTAACGATACGAGCGGCAACATATCCTCCGTTTACACTCTACAAGGCGCCGTAAAAAGCAACGAGCTGATGAAAAAATTCTCTCAAAACGGCGGCGCAGCGGTATTTTGCGATCAAAAAACCCCGATGAAATGCAGCGGCGCTAATAAAAAAGTAACTTGCATGAGCGAAGATAGGCTGAGGTTGGCCGGCAACCGCGATAAAGGCAGCATTAATCTTTACGTCGGCGGTGGCAAGCTTTTCGGCGATCCGACTTATGCCGCGGCGATGACTCAAATAATGATAAAAAGAAAGATAAAATTTAATCTTCGCCACCAAATCGTAGCCGTCGATAAAAGCTCAAATACCGCTACTTTCGAGTTTTGGACGGCATACAGGCAAAACGGCGAAGATAAAATCGCGTCCGAGCTAATCGACGTAAAATACGACTGGCTTCACTTGCCGCCTAAGCAAAAAGGAAGCGAAATTTTAGCTCGCGCCGGCCTAACTAAAGAGGGCGACAAGCTAAATTTTTTAGCCGTCGATAAATACAGCCTACAAAGTACAAAATTTAAAAATATATTCGGTATCGGCGATATTTGCGGATTTGCGGCCGGCAAAACGGGGGCTAGCGTTAGGAAAATGTATCCGATCTTAGCTAAAAATTTAGCCGATACGATAAAAGGACGAGAGCCTAGCGAGAAATTTACGGGATATACGGCTTGCCCTTTTATCACCAAATACGGCAAGGCCATAATGGTAGAGTTCGACTGGGAGGGAACGGCTCCGACGTTAGAGTGCTTCGGCGCTACCAGAGAGAGCTACATGAGTTGGCTGGTTAAAATTTACGGATTTAAACCTATGGTTATGAACGGAATGCTAAAAGCTTTGGCTTAA
- a CDS encoding Crp/Fnr family transcriptional regulator, producing the protein MLSEELKEILRERFTNNFDLASEDLNAIFDNAYLKTVKKGDIFYSGNDCFGFILILKGVLRAFVSSNAKEITIFRLTKDESCVLCDTCSINSLENKVSVEIEQDSEIIVIPARIYKPLKEKYPSILNFTLKIVADRFARTINVMEQALFLPLSARIMNFLSQSIENLNENFIKITHEELANHLGSAREAVSRVLKELERSGQITQSRGEIRLVS; encoded by the coding sequence ATGCTAAGCGAAGAGTTAAAAGAAATTTTGCGCGAGAGATTTACGAATAATTTCGATCTAGCAAGCGAGGATCTAAATGCGATCTTTGATAACGCATATCTAAAAACCGTAAAAAAGGGCGATATATTTTACTCCGGAAACGATTGCTTCGGATTCATCCTTATACTAAAAGGCGTTTTAAGGGCGTTCGTATCGTCTAACGCAAAGGAAATAACGATATTTAGGCTAACTAAAGACGAGAGTTGCGTGCTGTGCGATACGTGTTCTATAAATTCGCTAGAAAATAAGGTAAGCGTCGAAATCGAGCAAGATAGCGAGATCATCGTTATTCCGGCGCGAATTTACAAACCTCTTAAAGAAAAATATCCGAGTATTTTAAATTTTACTCTAAAAATCGTAGCCGATCGGTTTGCCAGAACGATAAACGTTATGGAGCAGGCTTTGTTTTTGCCGCTTTCGGCGCGGATTATGAATTTTTTATCTCAAAGCATCGAAAATCTAAACGAAAATTTTATAAAAATAACTCACGAAGAGCTGGCGAATCATCTAGGAAGCGCTAGAGAAGCGGTATCTAGGGTGCTTAAAGAGCTTGAGAGAAGCGGGCAAATAACGCAAAGCCGCGGCGAAATAAGGCTAGTTTCTTGA
- a CDS encoding SLAC1 anion channel family protein, producing MHDVKKNDPQSKIKSLPIMLFAGTMGLGGLCAAYKKLSEIFDLPSEIFSALRALNCTVFCLLSAFYLFKLLKFKEEVKAEFSHPIRINFFGGFIISLFLLALAYKDAPRLYYSLFYAALGLQTIFTLYVISFWIDEKFDIATLNPAWFIPVVGNLLIPIIAEKSQAIWYYFSLGLFFWIILFAVIFYRLVFCDKLADKFVPTLVITLAPPAMAFLGYVKLTEQFDAFAAILLNINVFFATLILFSYKRFIKLKFALSWWAFTFPTAASSIAFLKAYEITQSDFYLVLGVGAFAALVASILIVGFLTVKSIINGEIFSEK from the coding sequence ATGCACGACGTTAAGAAAAACGACCCGCAAAGCAAAATAAAATCGCTTCCGATTATGCTTTTTGCCGGTACTATGGGGCTTGGAGGGCTTTGCGCGGCTTATAAGAAACTAAGCGAAATATTTGATTTACCGAGCGAGATATTCTCGGCGCTTAGAGCGCTAAACTGCACGGTATTTTGCCTGCTTTCGGCGTTTTACCTCTTTAAGCTTTTAAAATTTAAAGAAGAAGTAAAGGCCGAATTTTCGCACCCTATAAGGATAAATTTTTTCGGCGGGTTTATTATTTCGCTTTTTCTTTTAGCTCTAGCCTACAAAGACGCGCCGCGACTATACTACTCGCTTTTTTACGCGGCTTTAGGCTTACAAACGATTTTTACGCTTTACGTAATTTCTTTTTGGATCGACGAAAAATTCGATATCGCGACGCTAAATCCGGCATGGTTTATCCCCGTAGTGGGCAACTTGCTAATCCCGATCATAGCCGAAAAATCTCAAGCGATCTGGTATTATTTTAGTTTGGGGCTATTTTTCTGGATTATTTTATTCGCCGTTATATTTTATAGGTTAGTTTTTTGCGATAAGTTAGCCGATAAATTCGTCCCGACGCTAGTCATTACGCTAGCGCCGCCGGCTATGGCGTTTTTGGGATACGTAAAATTAACCGAGCAATTCGACGCTTTTGCGGCAATACTGCTTAATATAAACGTATTTTTCGCAACGCTTATACTTTTTTCGTATAAAAGATTTATTAAACTCAAATTCGCCCTATCATGGTGGGCTTTTACCTTCCCGACGGCCGCTAGCTCCATAGCATTTTTAAAAGCTTACGAAATTACGCAAAGCGATTTTTACTTAGTTTTAGGAGTCGGCGCTTTTGCAGCTCTAGTCGCTTCGATTTTGATAGTCGGATTTTTAACGGTTAAATCTATAATAAACGGCGAAATTTTTTCAGAAAAATAA